One window of the Vigna radiata var. radiata cultivar VC1973A chromosome 1, Vradiata_ver6, whole genome shotgun sequence genome contains the following:
- the LOC106773685 gene encoding uncharacterized protein LOC106773685 isoform X3 codes for MLRRSILQISSRSALRTNPRRFVYQIPLHLSSQRNFSSTSKPGGASASGSPGKPPESNGSLSKFFIGSVALGAAFLAAYQTGYLDQYLKKEHHSVPQEANVNATIEELKTVQHSTDQLISPNEILNNENPTVQLAEGKIDTHFSQPEDVIEDQVDKLSPVQDKFNIAEDSIAAPEENQLPEYPQSSLTSDDPSKESVVQSDGIIGIKSIEADNTPRPEKGVQNTFTSTQISSVPDENGTENIPSVQLGIQDSEEKKESALGKYTEQQPTLLEEYHLRNKSERNPAAYIYSHGFSENSHFPEGEEALSGAMDELRGGYMSEDGKLVFDFLQAIHAAEKRQADLDARVFNEEKKLLKEKYEKQLKDAAAMELMLAEEAAMLDKELKRERAKAALAIKSLQEKMEEKLKTELEQKEIEAELKLKQVQELAKAELNAVIANEKAAQIEKMAEAEVNINALCMAFYARSEEARQSHATQNFALRALALEDALSKGLPIEKEIASLQANLGDIDKDSVLDLVLASLPEETRSNGTDTQLQLKQKFEALKDSVRHFSFFPPGGGGILAHSLAHVASWLKVREDDQSGDGIESVINKVENYLAEGKLAEAADCLEESVRDTEAAEIVAGWARQARNRAISEQAVLLLQSYASSLSLT; via the exons ATGTTGCGCAG GTCCATTTTGCAAATATCTTCTCGCTCAGCTTTAAGAACGAACCCCAGACGTTTTGTTTATCAG ATACCTTTACATCTATCTTCACAAAGGAATTTCTCAAGTACATCAAAGCCAGGGGGTGCCTCAGCTTCTGGGTCCCCGGGCAAGCCACCTGAGTCTAATGGGTCTCTATCAAAGTTTTTCATTGGAAGTGTAGCCTTAGGTGCTGCTTTTCTCGCAGCGTATCAAACTGGTTATTTGGATCAATATCTTAAGAAAGAGCATCATAGTGTTCCACAGGAAGCAAATGTCAATGCAAccattgaagaattgaagactGTACAACATTCAACGGACCAGTTAATTTCACCTAACGAGATATTAAACAACGAAAATCCCACTGTACAGCTTGCAGAGGGGAAAATTGATACCCATTTTTCACAGCCAGAAGATGTAATAGAAGATCAAGTGGATAAGCTAAGTCCTGTGCAAGACAAATTTAATATTGCCGAAGATAGTATTGCTGCTCCAGAAGAAAACCAATTGCCTGAATATCCTCAAAGCAGTCTAACATCTGATGATCCAAGTAAAgaatctgttgtgcaatctgaTGGGATTATTGGAATAAAAAGCATTGAGGCAGACAATACCCCAAGACCAGAAAAGGGAGTTCAAAATACATTCACATCTACACAGATAAGTTCAGTTCCAGATGAAAATGGGACAGAAAATATTCCATCAGTGCAACTAGGAATACAAGATTCAGAGGAGAAAAAAGAG AGTGCATTAGGCAAATATACAGAGCAACAACCCACCCTCCTTGAGGAGTATCACTTGAGGAATAAGTCAGAAAGAAACCCTGCAGCCTATATATATAGTCATGGCTTTAGTGAAAATAGCCATTTCCCTGAAGGAGAAGAG GCACTTAGTGGTGCAATGGATGAGTTGAGAGGTGGTTATATGTCTGAGGATGGGAAACTGGTTTTTGATTTCTTGCAAGCCATTCATGCTGCTGAGAAAAGACAGGCGGACTTAGATGCACGTGTTTttaatgaagagaagaaattgtTGAAG gaaaaatatgaaaagcaGTTGAAAGATGCAGCTGCCATGGAACTTATGCTCGCCGAGGAGGCTGCAATGTTGGACAAG GAGctaaagagagagagagcaaaAGCAGCCCTTGCTATCAAGTCActtcaagaaaagatggaagagAAATTGAAGACAGAACTTGAACAAAAG GAAATTGAAGCTGAATTGAAGTTGAAACAAGTTCAGGAATTAGCAAAGGCAGAGTTAAATGCAGTCATAGCAAATGAGAAGGCAGcccaaattgaaaaaatggCTGAAGCAGAAGTTAAT ATAAATGCCCTATGCATGGCATTTTATGCTAGATCTGAAGAAGCCCGTCAAAGTCATGCTACACAAAATTTTGCTTTG AGAGCACTTGCATTGGAAGATGCACTATCTAAAGGATTGCCAATTGAGAAAGAAATAGCATCTTTGCAGGCTAATCTTGGAGACATAGATAAAGATTCAGTTTTGGATTTGGTGCTAGCATCCCTTCCTGAAGAAACACGAAGTAATGGCACAGATACGCAACTGCAATTAAAGCAGAAG TTTGAGGCCTTAAAAGATAGTGTGCGACACTTCAGCTTTTTCCCACCAGGAGGGGGAGGTATACTGGCACATTCTTTGGCACATGTAGCATCCTGGTTGAAG GTTAGGGAAGACGACCAATCGGGTGACGGAATTGAATCTGTCATCAATAAAGTAGAGAATTATTTGGCCGAAGGAAAACTTGCTGAAGCAGCAGATTGTCTAGAAGAAAGTGTACGAGACACAGAAGCTGCAGAAATTGTTGCAGGTTGGGCGAGGCAAGCAAGAAACAGGGCCATTTCTGAGCAAGCTGTGCTACTTCTTCAATCCTATGCCAGTTCCCTTAGTCTTACATGA
- the LOC106773685 gene encoding uncharacterized protein LOC106773685 isoform X1 produces MLRRSILQISSRSALRTNPRRFVYQICRTRKCTGSKYILLATKIPLHLSSQRNFSSTSKPGGASASGSPGKPPESNGSLSKFFIGSVALGAAFLAAYQTGYLDQYLKKEHHSVPQEANVNATIEELKTVQHSTDQLISPNEILNNENPTVQLAEGKIDTHFSQPEDVIEDQVDKLSPVQDKFNIAEDSIAAPEENQLPEYPQSSLTSDDPSKESVVQSDGIIGIKSIEADNTPRPEKGVQNTFTSTQISSVPDENGTENIPSVQLGIQDSEEKKESALGKYTEQQPTLLEEYHLRNKSERNPAAYIYSHGFSENSHFPEGEEALSGAMDELRGGYMSEDGKLVFDFLQAIHAAEKRQADLDARVFNEEKKLLKEKYEKQLKDAAAMELMLAEEAAMLDKELKRERAKAALAIKSLQEKMEEKLKTELEQKEIEAELKLKQVQELAKAELNAVIANEKAAQIEKMAEAEVNINALCMAFYARSEEARQSHATQNFALRALALEDALSKGLPIEKEIASLQANLGDIDKDSVLDLVLASLPEETRSNGTDTQLQLKQKFEALKDSVRHFSFFPPGGGGILAHSLAHVASWLKVREDDQSGDGIESVINKVENYLAEGKLAEAADCLEESVRDTEAAEIVAGWARQARNRAISEQAVLLLQSYASSLSLT; encoded by the exons ATGTTGCGCAG GTCCATTTTGCAAATATCTTCTCGCTCAGCTTTAAGAACGAACCCCAGACGTTTTGTTTATCAG ataTGTAGGACAAGAAAGTGTACTGGAAGTAAATACATTCTTCTTGCTACAAAG ATACCTTTACATCTATCTTCACAAAGGAATTTCTCAAGTACATCAAAGCCAGGGGGTGCCTCAGCTTCTGGGTCCCCGGGCAAGCCACCTGAGTCTAATGGGTCTCTATCAAAGTTTTTCATTGGAAGTGTAGCCTTAGGTGCTGCTTTTCTCGCAGCGTATCAAACTGGTTATTTGGATCAATATCTTAAGAAAGAGCATCATAGTGTTCCACAGGAAGCAAATGTCAATGCAAccattgaagaattgaagactGTACAACATTCAACGGACCAGTTAATTTCACCTAACGAGATATTAAACAACGAAAATCCCACTGTACAGCTTGCAGAGGGGAAAATTGATACCCATTTTTCACAGCCAGAAGATGTAATAGAAGATCAAGTGGATAAGCTAAGTCCTGTGCAAGACAAATTTAATATTGCCGAAGATAGTATTGCTGCTCCAGAAGAAAACCAATTGCCTGAATATCCTCAAAGCAGTCTAACATCTGATGATCCAAGTAAAgaatctgttgtgcaatctgaTGGGATTATTGGAATAAAAAGCATTGAGGCAGACAATACCCCAAGACCAGAAAAGGGAGTTCAAAATACATTCACATCTACACAGATAAGTTCAGTTCCAGATGAAAATGGGACAGAAAATATTCCATCAGTGCAACTAGGAATACAAGATTCAGAGGAGAAAAAAGAG AGTGCATTAGGCAAATATACAGAGCAACAACCCACCCTCCTTGAGGAGTATCACTTGAGGAATAAGTCAGAAAGAAACCCTGCAGCCTATATATATAGTCATGGCTTTAGTGAAAATAGCCATTTCCCTGAAGGAGAAGAG GCACTTAGTGGTGCAATGGATGAGTTGAGAGGTGGTTATATGTCTGAGGATGGGAAACTGGTTTTTGATTTCTTGCAAGCCATTCATGCTGCTGAGAAAAGACAGGCGGACTTAGATGCACGTGTTTttaatgaagagaagaaattgtTGAAG gaaaaatatgaaaagcaGTTGAAAGATGCAGCTGCCATGGAACTTATGCTCGCCGAGGAGGCTGCAATGTTGGACAAG GAGctaaagagagagagagcaaaAGCAGCCCTTGCTATCAAGTCActtcaagaaaagatggaagagAAATTGAAGACAGAACTTGAACAAAAG GAAATTGAAGCTGAATTGAAGTTGAAACAAGTTCAGGAATTAGCAAAGGCAGAGTTAAATGCAGTCATAGCAAATGAGAAGGCAGcccaaattgaaaaaatggCTGAAGCAGAAGTTAAT ATAAATGCCCTATGCATGGCATTTTATGCTAGATCTGAAGAAGCCCGTCAAAGTCATGCTACACAAAATTTTGCTTTG AGAGCACTTGCATTGGAAGATGCACTATCTAAAGGATTGCCAATTGAGAAAGAAATAGCATCTTTGCAGGCTAATCTTGGAGACATAGATAAAGATTCAGTTTTGGATTTGGTGCTAGCATCCCTTCCTGAAGAAACACGAAGTAATGGCACAGATACGCAACTGCAATTAAAGCAGAAG TTTGAGGCCTTAAAAGATAGTGTGCGACACTTCAGCTTTTTCCCACCAGGAGGGGGAGGTATACTGGCACATTCTTTGGCACATGTAGCATCCTGGTTGAAG GTTAGGGAAGACGACCAATCGGGTGACGGAATTGAATCTGTCATCAATAAAGTAGAGAATTATTTGGCCGAAGGAAAACTTGCTGAAGCAGCAGATTGTCTAGAAGAAAGTGTACGAGACACAGAAGCTGCAGAAATTGTTGCAGGTTGGGCGAGGCAAGCAAGAAACAGGGCCATTTCTGAGCAAGCTGTGCTACTTCTTCAATCCTATGCCAGTTCCCTTAGTCTTACATGA
- the LOC106773685 gene encoding uncharacterized protein LOC106773685 isoform X2, which yields MLRRSILQISSRSALRTNPRRFVYQQIPLHLSSQRNFSSTSKPGGASASGSPGKPPESNGSLSKFFIGSVALGAAFLAAYQTGYLDQYLKKEHHSVPQEANVNATIEELKTVQHSTDQLISPNEILNNENPTVQLAEGKIDTHFSQPEDVIEDQVDKLSPVQDKFNIAEDSIAAPEENQLPEYPQSSLTSDDPSKESVVQSDGIIGIKSIEADNTPRPEKGVQNTFTSTQISSVPDENGTENIPSVQLGIQDSEEKKESALGKYTEQQPTLLEEYHLRNKSERNPAAYIYSHGFSENSHFPEGEEALSGAMDELRGGYMSEDGKLVFDFLQAIHAAEKRQADLDARVFNEEKKLLKEKYEKQLKDAAAMELMLAEEAAMLDKELKRERAKAALAIKSLQEKMEEKLKTELEQKEIEAELKLKQVQELAKAELNAVIANEKAAQIEKMAEAEVNINALCMAFYARSEEARQSHATQNFALRALALEDALSKGLPIEKEIASLQANLGDIDKDSVLDLVLASLPEETRSNGTDTQLQLKQKFEALKDSVRHFSFFPPGGGGILAHSLAHVASWLKVREDDQSGDGIESVINKVENYLAEGKLAEAADCLEESVRDTEAAEIVAGWARQARNRAISEQAVLLLQSYASSLSLT from the exons ATGTTGCGCAG GTCCATTTTGCAAATATCTTCTCGCTCAGCTTTAAGAACGAACCCCAGACGTTTTGTTTATCAG CAGATACCTTTACATCTATCTTCACAAAGGAATTTCTCAAGTACATCAAAGCCAGGGGGTGCCTCAGCTTCTGGGTCCCCGGGCAAGCCACCTGAGTCTAATGGGTCTCTATCAAAGTTTTTCATTGGAAGTGTAGCCTTAGGTGCTGCTTTTCTCGCAGCGTATCAAACTGGTTATTTGGATCAATATCTTAAGAAAGAGCATCATAGTGTTCCACAGGAAGCAAATGTCAATGCAAccattgaagaattgaagactGTACAACATTCAACGGACCAGTTAATTTCACCTAACGAGATATTAAACAACGAAAATCCCACTGTACAGCTTGCAGAGGGGAAAATTGATACCCATTTTTCACAGCCAGAAGATGTAATAGAAGATCAAGTGGATAAGCTAAGTCCTGTGCAAGACAAATTTAATATTGCCGAAGATAGTATTGCTGCTCCAGAAGAAAACCAATTGCCTGAATATCCTCAAAGCAGTCTAACATCTGATGATCCAAGTAAAgaatctgttgtgcaatctgaTGGGATTATTGGAATAAAAAGCATTGAGGCAGACAATACCCCAAGACCAGAAAAGGGAGTTCAAAATACATTCACATCTACACAGATAAGTTCAGTTCCAGATGAAAATGGGACAGAAAATATTCCATCAGTGCAACTAGGAATACAAGATTCAGAGGAGAAAAAAGAG AGTGCATTAGGCAAATATACAGAGCAACAACCCACCCTCCTTGAGGAGTATCACTTGAGGAATAAGTCAGAAAGAAACCCTGCAGCCTATATATATAGTCATGGCTTTAGTGAAAATAGCCATTTCCCTGAAGGAGAAGAG GCACTTAGTGGTGCAATGGATGAGTTGAGAGGTGGTTATATGTCTGAGGATGGGAAACTGGTTTTTGATTTCTTGCAAGCCATTCATGCTGCTGAGAAAAGACAGGCGGACTTAGATGCACGTGTTTttaatgaagagaagaaattgtTGAAG gaaaaatatgaaaagcaGTTGAAAGATGCAGCTGCCATGGAACTTATGCTCGCCGAGGAGGCTGCAATGTTGGACAAG GAGctaaagagagagagagcaaaAGCAGCCCTTGCTATCAAGTCActtcaagaaaagatggaagagAAATTGAAGACAGAACTTGAACAAAAG GAAATTGAAGCTGAATTGAAGTTGAAACAAGTTCAGGAATTAGCAAAGGCAGAGTTAAATGCAGTCATAGCAAATGAGAAGGCAGcccaaattgaaaaaatggCTGAAGCAGAAGTTAAT ATAAATGCCCTATGCATGGCATTTTATGCTAGATCTGAAGAAGCCCGTCAAAGTCATGCTACACAAAATTTTGCTTTG AGAGCACTTGCATTGGAAGATGCACTATCTAAAGGATTGCCAATTGAGAAAGAAATAGCATCTTTGCAGGCTAATCTTGGAGACATAGATAAAGATTCAGTTTTGGATTTGGTGCTAGCATCCCTTCCTGAAGAAACACGAAGTAATGGCACAGATACGCAACTGCAATTAAAGCAGAAG TTTGAGGCCTTAAAAGATAGTGTGCGACACTTCAGCTTTTTCCCACCAGGAGGGGGAGGTATACTGGCACATTCTTTGGCACATGTAGCATCCTGGTTGAAG GTTAGGGAAGACGACCAATCGGGTGACGGAATTGAATCTGTCATCAATAAAGTAGAGAATTATTTGGCCGAAGGAAAACTTGCTGAAGCAGCAGATTGTCTAGAAGAAAGTGTACGAGACACAGAAGCTGCAGAAATTGTTGCAGGTTGGGCGAGGCAAGCAAGAAACAGGGCCATTTCTGAGCAAGCTGTGCTACTTCTTCAATCCTATGCCAGTTCCCTTAGTCTTACATGA